The DNA sequence TGGACTTTGTGGGGCCGATTTCGCACGCCACGGCCCGTTGGTCGACCACTACCTATCGGCTGTGCCGTATGGTCATCGCGCCGCCGCGGTTCTCCAGTCGCCTGTTGCTGGCCGGCTACCGGATGGCTAAGTATCGCGGCAACGTCAGCGAGACGATTAGTGAACCGGCATTGCTAGCGGAGGATCGCAGCGAACCCGCCTTCGCTGCGACGAGTGCCGACTAGTCGGACCGTGTGCCCCACTCGATCGGGGGCATGGTCTTTCGCCGTGCGTGTCGATACATTTCTGCCAGGGTGGTTCGCATCCTAGCCATTTTCTGCCGTATTAGATTTCTGTTAATTCATGAATTCCGCCCCTAACCCACAGGCCGTCGTATTCGATCTCGACGGACTGATGTTCAATACCGAAGAACTGTACCAGGACGTGGGCGCCGAGATGCTCAGGCGTCGTGGACACGAGTTTGGCCCCGATTTGCTCGACGCGATGATGGGGCGCCCGAACCGCGTGGCGCTGCAAATCATGATCGACTGGCACGACCTCGCGGCTACGGTCGAGGACCTGACCCGCGAGACGGCCGAAATCTTTCCGCCGATTCTCGACACCCGGCTGACTCCGATGCCAGGACTACTAGAACTGCTCGCGGCGCTCGAGCAGCACGGCATTCCCAAGGCCATTGCCACCAGCAGTGGCAAGCGTTTTGTCGACGACGTGCTGTCGCGGTTTGCACTTGCGCCACGCTTCGACTTCATTTTGACCGCGGAAAGCGTCACCGAAGGGAAGCCTCATCCCGAGGTTTATCAAAAAGCCGCCGCGGGCTTTCACCTCACTCCCCCGCAGATGGCGGTGCTGGAAGACAGCGCCAATGGCTGCCGCGCCGCCGTGGCGGCGGGGGCGCGGGTGGTGGCAGTGCCAGGAGGGCACAGTGCGCAGCACGACTTTACCGGCGCCGAATTCATAGCGCAAACCCTTGGCGATCCGCGGATTTACACGCTGTTGGGCCTGGGACAGCCCGAGACGGGACGCTCGTCTTGACGCTAGCGGACTAGCGTTGCTAGACTCCGCGACCCGTTCGAGGAGACGGGTGGCCGTGGGTCTCATCGAATCCGGTGTGGCTCGCGTGGATAGCAGGGCCTGACACGCGTTTTTCTGAGCGGATGTACCGCCGGGTCGTCCCTCGAGAAGGGGAACCGGGGCGTATGATCGCGGCCCGCGACGCCTTGGCCCAGACACGAAGAAACCATTTTCGAGCCCACCAACGAGGTGCCTTTGATGTCGAGGACGATCGCGATCGTGCAGCCCCGCCTGGCAAAGCCGGGAGCCAAATCAAACTATACGCGCAAGCTGGGGGGCCAATCGCTGCTGGAGCGCGTCGTGCGACGTGTTACCGATTGCGAGCGCCTGGAACGAGTTGCCGTGGTGATTAGCGAACGGTCCGAAGACGAAGCCGTATTCGACCTGGTGCCGCGTGACGTGGCCGTGTTTGTCAGCCAGAAGCGCGATGCCTTGGGCCAGGTCTGCGACGCGATCGACCACTTCCGGCCGGATTCTGTGGTGTGTGTGTCGGCCGATCATCCCTGCGTCGATCCGGTGTTCGTCGATCGACTTGTAGCGACTGCCACCGAGCAGCCCACCTGTGACTATATCAGCTACAGCTCCCGCGATGGGCAGCCGGCCATCCAATCGTCGTTGGGCGTGTTCGCCGAATGGTGCCGAGCCAGCGCGCTGTTGCGCGCGGATCGCTCAGCAACTGCTACGGCAGATCGCGACCAGGTGACCCGCTATTTGTATTCACATCCCGAGATCTTTGGCGTGCGCTTGATTCCGGTGCCGGCCGAGTTGGATCGCGACGACCTGCGGCTCACCGTGGCGCACGACGAAGATTGGGAGCACTTGCACACGATCTACGATGCCTTGGGCCCAGATCGATTCGACTGGCGCGGAATCGCCGATCTGTTGCACCAGCATCCTTCGGTAAGGGAACGGATGGCGCACTTGAACCGAGAGCCGGTCGCGCCGTGAGTGATTTGCTTGCCGAGAGGGAATTCGGCAGGGACGATGCAGACAGAGCCGGATGTTCGCAGGGGCGACGTCGGCTCCTAACGAATCACAGCCCGAATTAGGGTTCGAGAAACGAGAGGCGGCAACCGCGGCAAGCGGCCTTTATGAGGGTCCTTGTTAGCGCACCCGGCATGGAAAGGATTCCACGATGGGCGCGGAAATCGATTTGTTTACGTCGTATGTCACTGGCGGCCTGGCGGTGCGCAGCGCGCCGTTGGTATCTTTGCCAGATTCCCCAATCAATGCGCCACGTATGGCGCTTTCGCGGCATGACGCCGAGGATTCCGGCGCTGGCCCCTCCGAATTCTCGACGAAGGTCGTGCTGGTTGACGTCGAAGATGTGCTCTACGATGCCTCGGCCTGGCAACGCTGGCTGGGGCAACTCTTTGCCCCGCTGACGCCGCGCACCCTGGAGTCGGAATTCCAACGACATTGGCAGGCGGAGTATCTGCCGGCCGTGTATCGCGGCCAGCAAGAGTTTCACGCGGCATTTGCCCGTTGCCTGAGTACGCTCGGGCTAACCGCTGGTCATGTCGAAGAGATCGTCGCGGCCAGTCGGGCGCAGCGCCGTCGCGACGCGGGGGCGCGGCGGCTGTATCCCGGCACTCGTTCGACATTGAGCCAGTTGAAATCCGCGGGCATCACTTGCGGCGTCCTTACCAACACGGACCGAACCGCGGCCGCGTTGCGTCAGGATCTTGCCAAGTTGGGGCTGGCCGACGCGTTCGACGACTATTTCACTTCGGTCGATATGCAGGCTCACCTGCCTCATGCACCCTGTTTTGATCATGCTTTGCAAGTCTTGAACGTTCCGGCGGCCGACGTGTTGTTTGTCAGCCACGACATTCGCGAACTGCAAGGCGCGCAAGCTGCGGGCTGCCAAGCAGTGGCGTTCAACGCGCGCCCGTGCGCGGCTGCCATCCCCAAGATCGATCGATTCGACGGGGTTTTGAAGCTGGCTGTACCGGCCGAAGTGGCGCGCGTCGCAACCTAACATGCCCATTGAAATCGGTGGCGACCCTGCTGACAGGAATGGGTTGCCGATCACCAGGGAAGGAATCATCAAGATGTCGCCTACCATATGCGACCCCGACGATCACGACGTGCAGACCGTCCGTCGCCAGCCGATGTCGCGGCGGTTTCGCCAGGTAGGACCAACTGGCCCCTATCGCGCCAAAGATGGCGCCGAGCCTGTCCTGCCATTGCCCCGCTGGACCTTTTGGGCACTGTTGGGCTGGTCGGTCGGCATGGCCACGATATACACGGCCATACTGGCGGGCTGGTGGGAGTAAGGGAACTGACGAAGGCGTAATAATGAAAGATGAAGGGGAAGAAAGTCGCCTGTGCCCTGAAGCCGTGGGCGACCTTGAACTTGGCAAGACCGTTGCCGGCATTCATCGTTCAGAATTCATCATTCATCGTTGATTTCCCAAACGCCCCATTGGCCGTCGCATTCGTCGACGGCGACTGACATTCTCTTCGGTCGCGTGCCGGTCCGCTTCTGCAATTCGTCGAGAAGTTTGTGGCCAATGTACTGGGCCAGCAACTCGGCGGTGGTGTTGGCGACCGGCAGCAGCACGCAATCCTCGCGAGGAAATAGCCAGCGACGCTCCTCGAAGGTAACCTCGACACTCGTCGGCCCGGCCGCGACCTTGATTTTGGGATGATCGGTCGGCAGTAGCATGTGATGGTCGAGCACTTCGACGATTTGCCGCAGCGCATCGCGGACTGCGATGAAATCGACCACGTAATGGTTTTCATCCAGCGTGCCGTGAACTTCGGCAGCCACTTTATAGTTATGGCCGTGTAATCGCTCGCAAATATTGCCGGCGAACGTGATAAAGTGCGCCGCGCTGAAAACCAGCGATTCCTTGGCAATGCGGACGTGGAATTTCTCGCTCACGATGGGACTCGTCAGGATGCGTAAAAGTTGAGCGGCGTCTCGATTATGCCTTCGCGAAGCGCGGCAAACAAACCGGCTGTAATCAGGTCGGCCGACGTGCCAGGATTGCGGCGATGTCCGTCGGCACGCAGCCAGAAGTCCAGATCCGCCAGCGCCTCGTGATAAGCGGTTTCCCCCGGCTGCCCGGCGGCCAGCACGCGTTGGGCACCACGGGTTGCCTGCGCGGCGATCGGCTGGCCGCACTTGCGCGCGATCAGGCTGTCGGGATGCTGGCTCAACAAGCGCAGGTGCGTGTGAACGATCGTATCGGCCAAGGGCCACAAGGCCTGCACCCCGGCTTGCAACTCGGGCAGGACGCACTCAAAGATTTCCGCGAAATTGTTGGCGTATTGTCGCGCAACCAGGTCACGCTCGGCAGCCAGTCGCATTGCATACAACAGGTCGCTAGGGGGTGGGTCGGTGATGTCGGCCTCGTCGACTTTTCCCAGGCCACCGGGCATTGCCAGACGAATGGCTTCGTAAACGCCTTGCGCGTCGGCCGGATCGAGACGTGTTAAGATGGCGCGCACACCTGTGCGTAGCGATTCCTGTCGAGGGACCATTGCCAACGGCACGAGAAGCAGCACGGCCCCAAGGTTGGTGTTCGTGCCGACAGCCCGTCGGGTGGCGCCGATGGCCTCGCGCACGCAGGGTCCCAACCGTCCTCCCGCGGCGGCATCCGCCAGGGCCGGCGCGATCGCCAGCGCGCTGGTCGCGAAATCGAGATACGTGAGATCTTCGAAGTCGGCGCCGCGATGTACATTGCCCGGCTTGGGCGCCGTAGCTTCGAGCAGGCAAGCCAATCCGCCCCACTGTCCAACCTGCTGCGGCCAATGATTGCTGTTCGACAAAACCGAGTGTCCCTTTACCCCAGAACTTAGTCGCAGTGCGCCTTGCGCCGCATACGCTGTGGAATCACGTCGACCTCGTGTTCCATGGATTTGGTCAATATACCTGCCGTCGATCGGGCGGTAAGATGGGCCTGACGGCAGGACGCGACTGGCTGTATGGCCTGCGTCGGCCCCCGGGAGCGTTTTTTCTTGCGTCGGAGCGGCATCGCAGCTGGCGGCCTCCCGGCAAAAATCTAGGATTTAGCATCATCTGGGGTAGCGCCGAGAGCGAGGATATCGTGATCGAACAGGCATTTTTAGCGGACCATTTTCTCAATCGCGAGTTGAGCTGGTTGGAGTTCAACGCGCGAGTGCTGGAAGAGGCCGCTGACGAAACCAATCCGCTCTTCGAGCGTGTAAAGTTCCTGTCGATCTTCAGCTCGAATCTCGACGAGTTTTTCATGATCCGGGTCGCGGGGCTGCGCGAGCAGGCGTTTGGCGATCTGGCTCCGCAGGACTATTCGCCCGACGGCATGCGTCCGATCAATCAGTTGCAGCGGATCGCGGCGCGGACGCAGGAACTGGTCGCGGCGCAGTACCGTTGCTGGAACGATTCAGTGCGCCCGGCGCTGGCCGAGCAGGGATTCCGTCTGCTCAAGCACGAAGAGCTGAACGACGAGCAGCGAGGCATGCTCGACAAGTTTTTTGCCGAGCGCGCCTTTCCGATTCTTACGCCCATGGCCGTCGACCCGGCCCATCCCAGCCCGCGCTATCACAACCGCTCGTTGTACCTGGCCGCGATCTTGGATCGGCGCACTGGGTTGGGGCCGGCGCACCTGTTTGCCGTGGTGCAGTTGCCGCAAGTTTTGCCACGGCTGGTAACGCTCGGCCAGGGAGACGACCTGCAATTTATGCTGCTGGAAGACGCGATTTCGGCGCGTTTGCCAGAGCTCTTTGGCGGCTTCGACGTGCTGTCCAGCACGACCTTTCGTATCACCCGCGACAGCGACGTGGAGTTGCTGGAACAAGAATCCGACGACATGCTGCGGCTGATCGAAAAGCGCCTCCGCGAGCGTGCCCGAGGACAGGCTGTGCGCCTGGAGGTGGCCGCCGACGTCAGCGACGATTTGATCCGTATGATCGTCGAGCCGGAGGAAATCAAGGACGGAGACGCGAGCGCCGAGTCTTACAGCGAACTGTACCGGGTGTCTGGTCCGTTGGACCTGACAGCCATGACCGAATTGCTGCGTGTGCCAGGACGCGAGCATTTGCGCGACGTGCCGTTCACGCCCCGTCCGCCCCGGGGGCGCGGGGGACGCGGCAGCGAGGATTTGTTCACGTCGATTCGCCGGCAGGACATCCTGGTTCATCACCCGTTCGATTCCTTCGAGCCGGTGGTGGAGTTCGTCAACCGTGCCGCGACCGATCCAAATGTGCTGGCCATCAAGCAGACGCTCTATCGCACGAGCGGCGATTCCCCGGTGACCCGTGCCCTCATGGCGGCGGCCGAGAACGGCAAACACGTTACGGCCCTTGTGGAGCTGAAGGCCCGCTTTGACGAGGCCAACAATGTCAGCTGGTCGCGGCAGTTGGAGAGGGCCGGGGTACACGTCGTGTTCGGCTTCCTCGACCTCAAGACACATTGCAAGTTGTCACTAGTTGTCCGCCAAGAGGGGAACGTCGTGCGACGATACGTTCACCTGGGAACGGGCAACTACAACCCCACGACCGCGCTGCTGTATACCGACCTGGGATTGTTCACGGCTCAGGAGGATATCGCGGCCGATGCCTCGGCCCTATTCAACCTGCTGACCGGTTATTCGCAGGGGCATCAATGGCGGAAGCTGGTGGTCGCCCCGGGCGATCTGCACCGGCGCACGATCGAATTGGTCGACGAACAAACGCGCCGTGCCCGGGCGGGCCGATCGTCGCGGATTTTCGCCAAGCTCAACGCGCTGGTGGATTATCGCGTGATCGAGTCGTTGTACCGTGCCAGCCAGGCCGGTGTGCCGATCGACCTGGTGGTGCGCGGCATCTGTTGCCTGCGGCCGGGCATGCCGGGTATTTCGGAGAACATTCGCGTCCGCAGCATTGTGGACCGTTTTCTCGAACACAGCCGCTTGTACGTTTTTGGCCCAGACGAGGAGGCGGAGATCTTGCTGGCCAGCGCCGACTGGATGCCACGAAATTTCTATCGTCGCGTCGAGGTCATGTTTCCGATCGAGTCGCCCAATGCCCGCGAGCGGATCTTGCAGGAGATTTTGCCGGCCTATCTGCGCGACAACGTCAAAGCGCGCATCCTGCGTGCCGACGG is a window from the Pirellulales bacterium genome containing:
- a CDS encoding 6-pyruvoyl tetrahydropterin synthase family protein encodes the protein MSEKFHVRIAKESLVFSAAHFITFAGNICERLHGHNYKVAAEVHGTLDENHYVVDFIAVRDALRQIVEVLDHHMLLPTDHPKIKVAAGPTSVEVTFEERRWLFPREDCVLLPVANTTAELLAQYIGHKLLDELQKRTGTRPKRMSVAVDECDGQWGVWEINDE
- a CDS encoding triphosphoribosyl-dephospho-CoA synthase, whose amino-acid sequence is MSNSNHWPQQVGQWGGLACLLEATAPKPGNVHRGADFEDLTYLDFATSALAIAPALADAAAGGRLGPCVREAIGATRRAVGTNTNLGAVLLLVPLAMVPRQESLRTGVRAILTRLDPADAQGVYEAIRLAMPGGLGKVDEADITDPPPSDLLYAMRLAAERDLVARQYANNFAEIFECVLPELQAGVQALWPLADTIVHTHLRLLSQHPDSLIARKCGQPIAAQATRGAQRVLAAGQPGETAYHEALADLDFWLRADGHRRNPGTSADLITAGLFAALREGIIETPLNFYAS
- the ppk1 gene encoding polyphosphate kinase 1, which codes for MRLAPHTLWNHVDLVFHGFGQYTCRRSGGKMGLTAGRDWLYGLRRPPGAFFLASERHRSWRPPGKNLGFSIIWGSAESEDIVIEQAFLADHFLNRELSWLEFNARVLEEAADETNPLFERVKFLSIFSSNLDEFFMIRVAGLREQAFGDLAPQDYSPDGMRPINQLQRIAARTQELVAAQYRCWNDSVRPALAEQGFRLLKHEELNDEQRGMLDKFFAERAFPILTPMAVDPAHPSPRYHNRSLYLAAILDRRTGLGPAHLFAVVQLPQVLPRLVTLGQGDDLQFMLLEDAISARLPELFGGFDVLSSTTFRITRDSDVELLEQESDDMLRLIEKRLRERARGQAVRLEVAADVSDDLIRMIVEPEEIKDGDASAESYSELYRVSGPLDLTAMTELLRVPGREHLRDVPFTPRPPRGRGGRGSEDLFTSIRRQDILVHHPFDSFEPVVEFVNRAATDPNVLAIKQTLYRTSGDSPVTRALMAAAENGKHVTALVELKARFDEANNVSWSRQLERAGVHVVFGFLDLKTHCKLSLVVRQEGNVVRRYVHLGTGNYNPTTALLYTDLGLFTAQEDIAADASALFNLLTGYSQGHQWRKLVVAPGDLHRRTIELVDEQTRRARAGRSSRIFAKLNALVDYRVIESLYRASQAGVPIDLVVRGICCLRPGMPGISENIRVRSIVDRFLEHSRLYVFGPDEEAEILLASADWMPRNFYRRVEVMFPIESPNARERILQEILPAYLRDNVKARILRADGTHYRAPRGPDEIRHRCQEELLHGRLGGISPVSESATPTLAEPHVENGAHKPGSEAARL
- a CDS encoding NTP transferase domain-containing protein → MSRTIAIVQPRLAKPGAKSNYTRKLGGQSLLERVVRRVTDCERLERVAVVISERSEDEAVFDLVPRDVAVFVSQKRDALGQVCDAIDHFRPDSVVCVSADHPCVDPVFVDRLVATATEQPTCDYISYSSRDGQPAIQSSLGVFAEWCRASALLRADRSATATADRDQVTRYLYSHPEIFGVRLIPVPAELDRDDLRLTVAHDEDWEHLHTIYDALGPDRFDWRGIADLLHQHPSVRERMAHLNREPVAP
- a CDS encoding HAD family phosphatase, producing MNSAPNPQAVVFDLDGLMFNTEELYQDVGAEMLRRRGHEFGPDLLDAMMGRPNRVALQIMIDWHDLAATVEDLTRETAEIFPPILDTRLTPMPGLLELLAALEQHGIPKAIATSSGKRFVDDVLSRFALAPRFDFILTAESVTEGKPHPEVYQKAAAGFHLTPPQMAVLEDSANGCRAAVAAGARVVAVPGGHSAQHDFTGAEFIAQTLGDPRIYTLLGLGQPETGRSS
- a CDS encoding HAD family hydrolase, with translation MGAEIDLFTSYVTGGLAVRSAPLVSLPDSPINAPRMALSRHDAEDSGAGPSEFSTKVVLVDVEDVLYDASAWQRWLGQLFAPLTPRTLESEFQRHWQAEYLPAVYRGQQEFHAAFARCLSTLGLTAGHVEEIVAASRAQRRRDAGARRLYPGTRSTLSQLKSAGITCGVLTNTDRTAAALRQDLAKLGLADAFDDYFTSVDMQAHLPHAPCFDHALQVLNVPAADVLFVSHDIRELQGAQAAGCQAVAFNARPCAAAIPKIDRFDGVLKLAVPAEVARVAT